The following proteins are encoded in a genomic region of Haloarcula marina:
- a CDS encoding S8 family serine peptidase — translation MAETPRRTFLAAALAILALTTAVGALATTSAPLPTDDADAATAARSAGVGDEPLAVLHDRGVTGENVSVGVVDVTGFDTDAPALADRVRAARAFGSRSVGAEPNDHGTAAATVVARMAPESSLYLAHVDDVDSYRRAVAWLRASGVDVVVAPVSFYGQPGDGSGPVGDVARRTVESGTVFVAPAGNLAASHWHGTYDAAGTDDGTVLFAEGYRRTAIRGPTDVTLWLSWDRAHADEDYTAELYWTNGTASRLVARSQPYPGDDVPNERIVADVSPGRYFVVIRGPADPTGAHLRLVSPTHEFQRARPRGSVVAPGTARRALTIGAYDERTDRVEPFSSRGPTADGRTGVDVVAPDSQFAGLTESGFVGSSAAAPYVGAVAALVLDADPSLSPAHVELLLELSARDVGPVGVDTASGHGVVDPASAVAAANDSATG, via the coding sequence ATGGCTGAGACGCCACGGCGGACCTTCCTGGCGGCGGCGCTGGCGATTCTGGCGCTGACGACGGCGGTAGGCGCGCTGGCAACGACGAGCGCGCCGCTTCCGACCGACGACGCGGATGCTGCGACGGCCGCACGGTCGGCGGGCGTCGGAGACGAACCGCTCGCGGTGCTTCACGACCGGGGAGTGACCGGCGAGAACGTCTCCGTCGGCGTCGTCGACGTGACCGGCTTCGATACGGACGCGCCAGCGCTGGCCGACCGCGTCCGAGCGGCGCGGGCGTTCGGGTCGCGTTCGGTCGGCGCGGAACCGAACGACCACGGGACGGCGGCGGCCACGGTGGTCGCGCGGATGGCGCCCGAGAGTTCGCTGTACCTCGCGCACGTCGACGACGTGGACAGCTATCGTCGCGCGGTCGCGTGGCTCCGGGCGTCGGGCGTCGACGTCGTCGTCGCGCCCGTCTCCTTCTACGGGCAACCCGGGGATGGGAGCGGACCAGTGGGCGATGTCGCCCGCCGGACGGTCGAATCCGGGACCGTCTTCGTCGCACCGGCGGGGAATCTCGCGGCGTCCCACTGGCACGGGACCTACGACGCCGCGGGAACGGACGACGGCACCGTGTTGTTCGCCGAGGGATACAGACGGACTGCCATCCGGGGGCCGACGGACGTGACGCTGTGGCTCTCGTGGGACCGCGCGCACGCCGACGAGGACTACACCGCCGAACTGTACTGGACGAACGGGACGGCAAGCCGACTCGTCGCCCGCTCACAGCCGTATCCCGGCGACGACGTGCCCAACGAGCGCATCGTCGCGGACGTGTCGCCGGGCCGGTACTTCGTCGTTATCCGCGGCCCCGCCGACCCCACCGGCGCGCATCTCCGGTTGGTGTCACCGACCCACGAGTTCCAGCGAGCGCGTCCGCGCGGGAGCGTCGTCGCGCCGGGCACGGCCCGCCGGGCGCTCACCATCGGCGCGTACGACGAGCGGACCGACCGCGTCGAACCGTTCAGTTCCCGCGGGCCGACGGCAGACGGGCGGACGGGCGTCGACGTGGTCGCGCCCGACAGTCAGTTCGCGGGGCTGACCGAGTCGGGGTTCGTCGGGTCTTCGGCGGCCGCCCCGTACGTCGGCGCGGTGGCGGCGCTCGTGCTCGACGCCGACCCGTCGCTGTCGCCCGCCCACGTCGAACTCCTACTCGAACTGTCCGCGCGGGACGTGGGGCCGGTCGGCGTCGACACCGCGTCGGGGCACGGCGTCGTCGACCCAGCGAGCGCCGTCGCCGCGGCCAACGACTCGGCGACCGGTTAA
- a CDS encoding mechanosensitive ion channel family protein yields MDAIDISTLLLQASIQDTITSTIGDVIAYLPTLLAALLVLVVGYVVGRVLGGLVTRVVERIGVAKYTRGTALDSGDGDNLARILGKLVAYYVYFVAILAAANILDIPALSTLLGDIGAYLPVILAAVVVLVLGFVVGRIVGDLVADFVGGFGIGPYLRDTPLERFGDTEGEFGRLVGTLVTYYIYLLTLLTVADIVEIPALSELLATFVTYLPALAGGLVVLLVGIWLAERLGALVAGTDESRVAGLAGIAVKVLVYYITVTIALSAIGFDTTALTNLFTAFVAAFFGALAIALAIGIGVAVGLGGQEYVGENIDDWMRSLRGTAAEMEDEADTDDEGGTGREEEP; encoded by the coding sequence ATGGACGCTATCGACATCTCGACGCTGTTGTTACAGGCATCGATTCAGGACACCATCACCAGCACCATCGGCGACGTCATCGCCTATCTGCCGACCCTGTTGGCGGCGTTGCTCGTCCTCGTGGTCGGGTACGTCGTCGGCCGCGTCCTCGGTGGACTCGTCACCCGCGTCGTCGAGCGAATCGGCGTCGCGAAGTACACGCGCGGGACGGCGCTCGACTCGGGCGACGGCGACAACCTCGCCCGCATCCTGGGCAAACTCGTCGCCTACTACGTCTACTTCGTCGCCATCCTCGCGGCCGCGAACATCCTCGACATCCCGGCGCTGTCGACGTTGCTCGGCGACATCGGCGCGTACCTGCCGGTCATCCTCGCGGCCGTCGTCGTCCTCGTCCTCGGATTCGTCGTCGGCCGCATCGTCGGGGACTTGGTCGCCGATTTCGTCGGCGGGTTCGGCATCGGCCCGTACCTGCGTGACACCCCCTTAGAACGGTTCGGTGACACCGAAGGCGAGTTCGGCCGTCTCGTCGGAACGCTGGTCACCTACTACATCTATCTGCTGACGCTGCTGACCGTCGCCGACATCGTCGAGATTCCGGCGCTGTCGGAACTGCTCGCGACGTTCGTTACCTATCTCCCGGCGCTGGCTGGCGGCCTCGTCGTGTTGCTCGTCGGTATCTGGCTGGCCGAACGACTCGGCGCGCTGGTCGCCGGAACCGACGAGAGTCGGGTCGCCGGACTCGCGGGCATCGCGGTGAAGGTGCTCGTCTACTACATCACGGTCACCATCGCGCTGAGCGCCATCGGCTTCGACACGACGGCGCTGACGAACCTCTTTACGGCGTTCGTCGCCGCCTTCTTCGGGGCGTTGGCTATCGCACTCGCGATCGGTATCGGCGTCGCCGTCGGCTTGGGCGGCCAGGAGTACGTGGGCGAGAACATCGACGACTGGATGCGCTCGCTCCGGGGCACGGCGGCGGAGATGGAAGACGAGGCGGACACGGACGACGAGGGCGGAACGGGAAGGGAAGAAGAACCGTAA
- a CDS encoding ArsR/SmtB family transcription factor, producing the protein MAGLIDRLQQRTGTPEERPRVLDVDDADTDAVLDALASDTARALFRTLFEEPGTPSEIAARCDTSVQNVHYHVSNLEAAGLVEPIDTVYSEKGNEMTVYGPASDPIVLVGNRELRPRIQRSISDVVAGLGLLGLASLFVQWGAERLAATGDGVLGPASPTAPQTDPTGSLAWVVFDVVEPGVLFLCGSLVVLGLLAVVERRRESAAY; encoded by the coding sequence ATGGCTGGACTTATCGACCGCCTGCAACAGCGGACTGGCACGCCCGAGGAACGACCGCGCGTCCTCGATGTCGACGACGCCGACACCGATGCCGTTCTAGACGCGCTCGCTTCGGACACCGCCCGAGCGCTGTTCCGGACGCTGTTCGAGGAACCCGGGACGCCATCCGAAATCGCGGCCCGGTGCGATACCTCCGTCCAGAACGTCCACTACCACGTCTCGAACCTCGAAGCGGCGGGCTTGGTCGAGCCTATCGACACCGTCTACTCCGAGAAGGGCAACGAGATGACCGTCTACGGCCCGGCGAGCGACCCAATCGTCCTCGTCGGCAACCGGGAGCTACGGCCGCGGATTCAGCGCTCGATAAGCGACGTGGTCGCCGGATTGGGCCTGCTTGGCCTCGCCAGCCTGTTCGTCCAGTGGGGGGCCGAACGCCTCGCCGCCACCGGAGACGGCGTCCTCGGCCCGGCGAGTCCGACGGCCCCGCAGACGGACCCGACGGGGTCGCTCGCGTGGGTCGTCTTCGACGTGGTCGAACCCGGTGTCCTCTTTCTGTGCGGCTCCCTCGTTGTCCTCGGCCTCCTCGCCGTTGTCGAGCGACGGCGGGAATCGGCGGCTTACTGA